Proteins from a genomic interval of Deltaproteobacteria bacterium:
- a CDS encoding heavy metal translocating P-type ATPase, whose amino-acid sequence MNEPGTKQLTLPITGMTCANCVATIERNLKKLNGVNSVVVNLSSERATVSYDESKLALQDFIARIKRAGYGIATGEAELIIKNLADDSDAQRLLKALSSTNGVVTAQVNYATEKARIKYVPTIVSQAQLRQVVKVNGFAAIELGAKAQDIEAQTRALEIAQQKRLLIVGLLLTVPLFLISMGRDFNLLPIIPTGPWSNYLLLALATPVQFYVGAQYYSGAYKALRNKAANMDVLIAMGSSAAFFYSLPVTFGLLPGHVYYETAAVIITLIKLGKYLEARAKGHAFAAIKKLMGLRAKSAHVIRDDKEVEVLIDDVQVGDIVVVKPGENIPVDGVLIAGQSSVDESMLTGESLPVTKKQGSTVIGATLNRLGTLQFEATKVGKEAALAQIIKLVQDAQASKAPIQKIADQVSAIFVPVVLIIAAITFNAWYFVASTVDGQFTRALINTVAVLVIACPCAMGLATPTAVLVGTGKAAQAGILFRNSEALERAGKLSVVVFDKTGTITKGLPTITDIVVNQHATLSADTILQFAASVESSSEHPLAEAILQAAKARGLKLLEATRFEAEPGYGVLADVDGKIVAIGNFKMMQTHDWLKNDLASEVTRLQDEAKTVMLVAIDAQVAAAIAVADVVKEDSQAAITKLRDMGLQILMLTGDNQKTAAAIANKIGISKVIAEVMPEHKTQAIKDLQTANENKNIPNIVAMVGDGINDAPALAQADVGIAIGTGTDVAMATASVTLISGNLHGVARMINLSRQTLRTIKQNLFWAFFYNVVLIPAAALGFLHPMLAAGAMAFSSVFVVSNSLRLRRVKLG is encoded by the coding sequence ATGAATGAGCCTGGCACTAAACAGCTTACTCTACCGATTACCGGTATGACCTGCGCTAATTGTGTTGCTACTATTGAGCGTAATCTAAAAAAGCTTAACGGTGTAAATAGCGTGGTAGTAAATCTTTCATCTGAACGTGCTACAGTAAGTTATGATGAAAGCAAACTTGCGCTGCAAGATTTTATAGCTCGTATTAAGCGTGCGGGTTATGGCATTGCTACTGGTGAAGCCGAATTAATTATTAAAAACTTAGCGGATGATAGTGATGCACAGCGATTATTAAAAGCATTAAGTAGCACTAACGGAGTAGTAACTGCTCAAGTTAATTATGCCACTGAAAAAGCGCGCATCAAATATGTGCCAACAATTGTCAGCCAAGCACAATTGCGCCAGGTGGTTAAAGTTAACGGGTTTGCTGCTATCGAACTTGGTGCAAAAGCCCAAGATATTGAGGCGCAAACGCGGGCGCTAGAAATTGCGCAACAAAAGCGATTGCTTATTGTTGGCTTGTTATTAACGGTACCATTATTTCTTATTAGTATGGGGCGCGATTTTAATTTGTTGCCCATAATACCGACAGGGCCGTGGAGTAATTATCTTTTACTGGCATTGGCAACCCCGGTGCAATTTTACGTTGGTGCACAATATTATAGTGGCGCATATAAAGCACTACGCAATAAAGCCGCAAATATGGATGTACTCATCGCCATGGGTTCATCAGCAGCTTTCTTTTATTCGCTACCGGTAACTTTTGGATTGTTGCCGGGTCATGTTTATTATGAGACTGCGGCGGTTATCATCACCCTAATAAAACTTGGCAAATATCTTGAGGCCCGTGCCAAAGGGCATGCCTTCGCAGCCATCAAAAAATTAATGGGATTACGCGCCAAGAGTGCACATGTGATTCGTGATGATAAAGAAGTCGAAGTGTTAATTGATGATGTGCAAGTTGGTGACATTGTTGTGGTTAAACCAGGAGAAAATATTCCGGTAGATGGTGTGCTGATTGCTGGGCAGAGTAGCGTGGATGAATCGATGTTAACCGGCGAATCGCTGCCAGTAACTAAAAAGCAAGGTAGCACGGTCATTGGTGCTACATTAAATAGACTGGGTACGTTGCAGTTTGAAGCTACTAAAGTTGGTAAAGAAGCAGCATTAGCGCAAATAATAAAACTAGTTCAAGATGCACAAGCCAGCAAAGCACCGATTCAAAAAATAGCTGATCAAGTATCGGCCATTTTTGTGCCAGTTGTATTAATTATTGCCGCAATAACTTTTAATGCTTGGTATTTTGTGGCGAGCACAGTTGATGGGCAATTTACGCGTGCTTTAATTAATACGGTGGCAGTTTTAGTAATTGCCTGCCCGTGCGCTATGGGGTTAGCTACCCCAACGGCAGTATTAGTTGGTACTGGTAAAGCGGCACAAGCAGGGATACTGTTTCGCAATAGCGAGGCACTTGAACGCGCTGGTAAATTGTCAGTTGTGGTGTTTGATAAAACAGGTACGATTACCAAAGGTCTGCCAACTATTACTGATATTGTAGTTAATCAACATGCGACATTAAGCGCTGATACAATATTGCAATTTGCCGCTTCGGTAGAGTCGAGCAGTGAACATCCTTTGGCCGAGGCGATTTTGCAAGCAGCCAAAGCTCGTGGCTTAAAGTTATTAGAGGCTACTAGGTTTGAGGCCGAGCCTGGTTATGGGGTACTTGCTGATGTTGATGGCAAAATCGTGGCTATTGGTAATTTTAAAATGATGCAAACTCACGATTGGCTGAAAAATGATCTTGCTTCTGAGGTTACTCGTTTGCAAGACGAAGCCAAAACCGTGATGCTGGTAGCTATAGATGCTCAAGTTGCTGCTGCTATCGCTGTTGCTGATGTAGTAAAAGAAGACTCGCAAGCTGCAATCACCAAGTTGCGTGATATGGGTTTGCAAATACTAATGCTTACCGGTGATAATCAAAAAACTGCAGCAGCAATCGCCAATAAGATTGGTATTAGTAAAGTGATTGCCGAAGTAATGCCCGAGCATAAAACCCAGGCAATTAAAGATTTGCAAACAGCTAATGAAAATAAAAATATACCAAATATAGTTGCAATGGTGGGTGATGGAATAAATGACGCGCCAGCTTTAGCCCAAGCCGATGTGGGTATTGCTATTGGTACCGGTACCGATGTCGCCATGGCTACGGCATCGGTGACGTTGATTAGCGGTAACCTGCATGGCGTAGCGCGGATGATAAATTTATCACGCCAAACTTTGCGCACAATTAAGCAAAATTTATTCTGGGCATTTTTTTATAACGTTGTGCTTATCCCCGCTGCAGCGCTGGGTTTTTTGCATCCAATGTTAGCCGCCGGCGCTATGGCTTTTAGTAGCGTGTTTGTGGTTAGCAATAGTTTAAGATTGCGGCGAGTGAAGTTGGGGTAG
- a CDS encoding DUF1848 domain-containing protein, with translation MIISCSRRTDIPANYSRWFMKRIAAGYCTVVNPLNNKQVSFISLKPEDVEVIIFWTKNPKPLLPYLNELTDKGFLYYFQFTITGYGQTLEPGVPQLDQSIETFKFLCKYLSPAHVIWRYDPIIITRSMSIQYHLNKFTMIAEQLSGYSNRVVISLVDHYRKAKKQLNAIGSIDFTADNNELIKHEIGILTGNLKEISNKNGFEIVSCAEAIDLKPYGIKPGKCIDDELIKRIFHFEVQKKKDPVQREECGCVISRDIGAYDSCKHGCKYCYASSHRKRENHNEDSPSLLGWYDAQQKSNQINNSQLEFNLK, from the coding sequence ATGATAATAAGTTGCAGTAGACGTACTGATATACCAGCCAATTACTCTCGCTGGTTTATGAAAAGAATAGCCGCAGGATATTGTACTGTGGTTAATCCCCTTAACAACAAGCAAGTGTCATTTATTTCTCTCAAGCCCGAGGATGTTGAAGTTATTATATTTTGGACTAAAAACCCTAAACCATTGCTTCCATATCTCAACGAATTGACCGATAAAGGTTTTCTCTATTATTTTCAATTTACTATTACTGGTTATGGCCAAACACTTGAGCCAGGTGTACCGCAACTAGATCAAAGTATCGAAACATTTAAATTTTTGTGCAAATACTTAAGCCCTGCGCATGTGATATGGCGATATGACCCAATAATCATTACACGTAGTATGTCTATACAATATCATCTCAATAAATTTACCATGATTGCAGAACAATTATCTGGTTACTCGAATAGAGTTGTTATCAGTTTGGTTGATCATTATCGTAAGGCAAAAAAACAACTCAATGCTATCGGCAGTATAGATTTTACAGCAGATAATAATGAACTCATCAAACATGAGATTGGCATATTAACAGGTAATTTAAAAGAAATTTCTAATAAAAATGGATTTGAAATTGTTAGCTGTGCTGAAGCTATAGACTTAAAACCCTATGGTATCAAACCTGGCAAATGTATTGATGATGAATTAATTAAACGTATTTTTCATTTCGAAGTACAAAAAAAGAAAGACCCGGTACAACGCGAAGAATGTGGATGTGTAATTAGCCGAGATATTGGAGCTTATGATAGTTGTAAACATGGATGTAAATACTGTTATGCCTCTTCACATAGAAAGAGAGAAAACCATAATGAAGATTCACCATCATTATTAGGATGGTATGATGCACAGCAAAAATCTAATCAAATAAATAATAGTCAACTTGAATTTAATCTGAAATAA
- a CDS encoding helix-turn-helix transcriptional regulator, translated as MGAKNVDSYHSKARRLLNTHIRQHWPSQVAFADALAMSTVQLNRYITGRLQPNLENAFAIENLTKQSGKPVVYAKDWLSEK; from the coding sequence GTGGGTGCTAAAAACGTCGATAGTTATCATTCTAAGGCACGTCGCCTCTTAAATACTCATATTCGGCAACATTGGCCAAGCCAAGTAGCATTTGCTGATGCTTTAGCTATGTCTACGGTTCAGTTAAATCGTTATATCACCGGTCGCCTGCAGCCCAACCTTGAGAATGCCTTTGCGATTGAAAATTTAACTAAACAGTCAGGTAAGCCGGTTGTTTATGCTAAGGATTGGTTGAGTGAAAAGTAG
- a CDS encoding Fic family protein: MSARSHSFFLESLVLLSERVLVKDVETLNPNAVRSSITRRLGLKTAGLPRIEKNADGQVEVLLDATTNCNKSLTASRLKAWQAALFPTGYSGMQQIPVGKWRKTASPMQVVSGPIGHERVHFEAPTSKNVPSEIRQFLLWWAKSRSVEDGLIRAAKAHLWFVTIHPFEDGNGRIARTLIDMALAQDEETKIRCYSISAQIQATRDSYYEILEKTQKGKGDITDWLIWFLETFSAAIARSEKELERIFAKARFWQRRETTGLNPRQLKALNRLFDAWPDEFFGGLTTKKYAHLTKTSPATAKREILDMRERGLLKQRAHTAGRNVSYYLMIK; the protein is encoded by the coding sequence ATGTCTGCGCGGTCTCATTCATTTTTTTTAGAGTCGTTAGTTCTTTTAAGCGAGCGCGTTCTTGTAAAAGACGTTGAAACACTTAATCCTAATGCTGTGCGATCATCAATTACACGTCGTCTTGGTTTAAAAACTGCAGGTTTACCTCGCATTGAAAAAAATGCAGATGGGCAAGTGGAAGTTTTATTAGATGCCACCACAAACTGTAATAAATCATTAACGGCAAGCAGACTTAAGGCATGGCAGGCCGCACTGTTTCCTACTGGTTACTCTGGCATGCAGCAAATTCCAGTAGGCAAGTGGCGTAAAACGGCTTCACCAATGCAGGTTGTTTCAGGGCCAATAGGTCACGAACGTGTTCATTTTGAAGCACCAACTTCAAAAAATGTACCTTCTGAGATACGCCAGTTTTTATTGTGGTGGGCAAAAAGCCGCAGTGTTGAAGATGGATTAATTCGTGCGGCTAAAGCTCATTTATGGTTTGTAACTATTCACCCATTTGAAGATGGTAATGGTCGTATTGCGCGTACGCTTATCGATATGGCTTTGGCTCAAGATGAAGAAACAAAAATTCGTTGCTACAGCATATCTGCGCAGATACAAGCTACTCGTGATAGCTATTATGAAATCTTAGAAAAAACACAAAAAGGTAAAGGTGATATTACTGATTGGTTGATTTGGTTTTTAGAAACCTTTTCGGCAGCTATTGCTCGTTCTGAAAAAGAACTTGAGCGAATATTTGCTAAAGCTCGTTTTTGGCAGCGCCGCGAGACCACTGGTCTTAACCCTCGACAGCTAAAAGCATTAAATAGACTATTCGATGCATGGCCCGATGAATTCTTTGGTGGTCTAACAACTAAAAAATATGCACATCTTACAAAAACCAGCCCTGCTACTGCCAAACGCGAAATTTTAGATATGCGCGAGCGCGGGTTACTTAAACAACGTGCGCATACCGCCGGACGCAACGTTAGTTATTATTTGATGATAAAATGA
- a CDS encoding glycosyltransferase family 9 protein produces the protein MDDNDNKLHGREVIVLFELGALGDSIMTLPAMQAVRCAQPQAHIVRVHEKRMSEFFRGCPLADVFIAYDRSQAKQKAALNLLNNLRALNLASIANLHTPDFARPLRYYLRDSLFLLLSKAPQRLAWTHSIDNLLITDGIPRKFFGQQRIDQEILAVVQPLIKNTNIQTTAKVLYWLSDNERDATLHLYAQHATTAGIMADHPYFCVAPFARAPTREWSLSSMGQAVELIVKQTGLIPVILGAASDRSKLSSLLEQIHKPVVDLVGTSSIRDAATLMAKATFTLSVDTGLMHLSALMGTPVVAIFTAGNPVRWHPLPQAEIRIVAANCTCSPCYRFTCDDLCCHKEITTTIVAQAAIECYQQITSE, from the coding sequence GTGGATGACAACGATAACAAATTGCACGGTCGTGAGGTCATTGTTCTTTTTGAGTTAGGCGCACTCGGCGACAGTATAATGACCTTACCGGCTATGCAGGCAGTGCGTTGTGCTCAACCACAAGCTCACATAGTACGCGTGCACGAAAAGCGTATGAGTGAATTTTTTCGCGGTTGCCCGTTAGCAGATGTTTTTATTGCTTATGATCGTTCGCAAGCAAAACAAAAAGCAGCCTTAAATTTATTAAATAACTTGCGAGCTTTAAATCTCGCCAGCATTGCTAATTTGCACACCCCAGATTTTGCGCGTCCGCTGCGTTATTATTTGCGTGATAGCTTGTTTCTATTGCTTTCTAAAGCACCACAAAGGCTCGCGTGGACGCATTCAATTGACAATCTGTTAATTACCGATGGGATACCACGTAAGTTTTTTGGCCAACAGCGTATTGATCAAGAGATATTAGCCGTTGTGCAACCTTTAATAAAAAATACAAATATACAAACTACCGCAAAAGTTTTGTATTGGCTAAGCGATAACGAACGCGACGCCACCTTACATCTATATGCACAGCATGCAACTACTGCAGGCATAATGGCGGATCATCCATATTTTTGTGTGGCACCTTTCGCACGAGCGCCAACGCGTGAATGGTCGCTGTCATCAATGGGGCAAGCGGTTGAGTTGATTGTCAAGCAAACCGGATTAATACCGGTGATTTTAGGGGCGGCGTCCGATCGTTCAAAGTTATCAAGCCTACTAGAGCAAATTCATAAACCGGTTGTTGATCTTGTCGGTACTAGTTCAATTCGTGATGCAGCAACGCTTATGGCTAAAGCAACTTTTACTTTATCAGTAGATACGGGCTTGATGCATTTGTCAGCTCTAATGGGTACGCCGGTTGTCGCGATATTTACTGCGGGTAACCCGGTGCGTTGGCATCCGTTACCACAAGCAGAAATTCGTATTGTTGCCGCTAATTGTACTTGCAGTCCATGCTATCGTTTTACCTGTGATGATTTATGTTGTCATAAAGAGATTACAACTACAATAGTTGCTCAAGCCGCGATTGAATGTTATCAACAGATTACTAGCGAATAA
- a CDS encoding glycosyltransferase family 39 protein, translating into MNAMIRGKLNIAITIAILAVFAFIAQGRTFITSKGLTFDESLYVTAGYAYLKGANLKLNNEHPPLIKYILGLPNLIAANDNYTDTNENKWRRARRFLGSEVSDRDAFIRRARYANLVLGVFLIAILFIWSYRLFGPAAAAFTAVLAAFEPNLIAHSSLATLDVGATAFFILFLYILWEWHNHLTCNWLHAVGLATGLAVCTKFSNFGLCFGVVVPTILITTYVEQGSPRGCFKIRAVLKIGLGRLVRVGVIALSVLVIIYQVHSIGEFFLGFGDQASHAGHGHGSYFFGQYGKHGWASYYLMAFLLKIPLGTLVIIILSLAFYKRGKALNWRDGGYIVGILAFMMLLFTLGRIHIGIRYVLPALALFILLAGRFGSCLDFKNAKLLTLGVLSLTLWSVQASVQTAPHYLAYFNEIVGGSNGGFRYLSDSNVDWGQDVAQLSLWSANKPTLLIADVFSNVKEFYPIDTIVAKAKQSNDALSFVKTLEPKRDLVAISATALMRPGQEELAYPVSTYTWPLITTIGHSIFIYDITDIPNAYVTLAQHFLQQAITDKYPHYNEIAKWLMLRAKARHPNNNAITAALIVMGSR; encoded by the coding sequence ATGAACGCCATGATTAGAGGCAAACTAAATATTGCCATAACAATTGCTATACTAGCCGTTTTTGCTTTCATTGCGCAAGGCCGCACTTTTATTACTTCAAAAGGCTTGACCTTTGATGAAAGTCTTTATGTGACCGCAGGTTATGCCTACTTGAAAGGTGCTAATTTAAAACTCAATAACGAACACCCACCCCTAATTAAATATATTCTTGGTTTGCCTAATTTAATTGCCGCCAATGATAATTATACTGATACTAACGAAAATAAATGGCGCCGCGCCCGTCGTTTTTTAGGTTCTGAAGTTTCTGATCGTGATGCATTTATCAGGCGTGCGCGTTATGCCAATCTCGTGCTTGGGGTATTTCTTATAGCTATTCTTTTTATTTGGTCTTATCGATTATTTGGCCCTGCTGCTGCTGCGTTTACTGCGGTGCTTGCAGCATTTGAGCCGAACCTTATTGCTCATTCTTCACTAGCTACTCTTGATGTTGGTGCCACGGCCTTTTTTATCCTTTTTCTATATATTTTATGGGAGTGGCATAATCATCTCACTTGCAATTGGTTGCATGCAGTAGGACTTGCCACCGGTTTGGCAGTCTGCACAAAATTTTCTAATTTTGGTCTTTGTTTTGGCGTCGTGGTACCAACAATATTAATTACCACATATGTTGAACAAGGTTCACCGCGCGGGTGCTTTAAGATAAGGGCGGTATTAAAAATTGGTTTAGGTCGACTAGTGCGCGTTGGTGTTATTGCATTGAGTGTATTAGTGATAATTTACCAAGTGCATAGCATTGGCGAATTTTTTCTGGGTTTTGGCGATCAAGCAAGCCACGCCGGGCATGGGCATGGGTCATACTTTTTTGGTCAATACGGCAAACATGGATGGGCTTCATATTATTTAATGGCGTTTTTATTAAAAATACCACTTGGTACATTAGTTATAATTATTCTCTCGCTAGCTTTTTATAAACGAGGCAAGGCACTAAATTGGCGTGATGGAGGTTATATAGTCGGTATACTTGCATTTATGATGTTGTTATTCACTCTCGGGCGTATTCATATAGGTATTCGCTACGTGTTGCCAGCTTTAGCCCTGTTTATACTTTTGGCAGGTCGTTTTGGCTCTTGTCTCGATTTTAAAAATGCGAAACTATTAACGCTAGGCGTGTTATCACTAACGCTTTGGTCAGTTCAAGCCAGCGTACAAACCGCGCCGCATTACCTTGCTTATTTTAATGAAATTGTAGGTGGGTCAAACGGTGGTTTTCGCTATTTAAGTGATTCAAATGTCGATTGGGGTCAGGATGTTGCACAATTATCATTATGGAGTGCCAACAAACCAACATTACTGATTGCAGATGTTTTTTCTAATGTAAAAGAATTCTATCCAATAGATACGATTGTTGCTAAAGCTAAGCAGTCTAATGATGCTTTATCATTTGTAAAAACTCTAGAGCCTAAAAGAGATCTCGTTGCCATTAGCGCTACGGCGTTGATGCGCCCTGGTCAAGAAGAATTGGCTTATCCGGTCTCAACATATACTTGGCCACTAATTACAACTATTGGCCATTCAATTTTTATCTATGATATTACCGATATTCCCAATGCTTATGTCACTTTGGCACAACATTTTTTGCAACAAGCAATTACTGATAAATATCCACACTATAACGAAATTGCGAAATGGCTTATGTTGCGTGCAAAAGCTCGTCATCCTAATAATAACGCTATAACTGCAGCTTTAATAGTTATGGGCAGTAGATAG
- a CDS encoding ribosome maturation factor RimP, translating into MMVTSPFFFVFIAEIEKWFYVGEELSIRAEVERAVSPVLAGHGYEVVLCEFLPRQHILRLYIDRADGRADGRADGRADGRDSGVGVEDCARVSRLVGDVLDAEGISDNISGRYHLEVSSPGLDRPLVKPADFRRFIGQKVKITTRQPLEGRKRFNGELISCDANNINVAIDGNLYAIAFELILRANLVPEL; encoded by the coding sequence GTGATGGTTACGAGCCCATTTTTTTTTGTTTTTATTGCAGAGATTGAAAAGTGGTTTTACGTGGGCGAAGAATTATCTATACGTGCAGAAGTCGAGCGGGCGGTATCGCCTGTATTAGCAGGGCATGGCTATGAAGTTGTGCTTTGTGAATTTCTGCCACGTCAACATATTTTACGATTATATATCGATCGTGCTGATGGGCGTGCTGATGGGCGTGCTGATGGGCGTGCTGATGGGCGTGATAGCGGGGTCGGTGTAGAGGATTGCGCCCGTGTTTCTCGTCTCGTTGGCGATGTACTTGATGCAGAAGGTATATCAGATAATATTTCTGGTCGTTATCATTTAGAAGTATCATCACCTGGTCTTGACCGACCATTAGTAAAGCCTGCAGATTTTCGGCGTTTTATTGGGCAGAAGGTCAAAATAACTACACGGCAACCATTAGAGGGGCGAAAGCGTTTTAATGGTGAGCTAATAAGTTGTGATGCAAATAATATTAACGTAGCTATTGATGGCAATTTGTACGCCATTGCTTTTGAGCTTATTTTGCGCGCCAATTTGGTGCCAGAGCTTTAA
- the nusA gene encoding transcription termination/antitermination protein NusA: protein MSDENLTTVLDVVSKEKGIDRKVLIQALEEAILASAKRAFGAERNLLAQFNAEKGAVDLTQTIKVVENIEDVYNEITVDECSQRNIDVDLGDEMVFPIYYLDQDAAAAREQDNMYGDILRLKTYRRGFGRIAAQTAKQVIIQRIRDAERNIVYTEYKDRKGELVTGIVRRFERGNIIVDLGRAEAVMPMREQVPRESYRAADRIQAYVIEVQEHARGPQIVLSRTCPELLVKLFELEVPEIYEGIVKIESAAREPGARAKIAVSSTDRDVDPVGACVGMKGSRVQAVVQELRGEKIDIVPYSEDPATFVCNALQPAEVSRVLIDEGNHAMEIIVPDDQLSLAIGRKGQNVRLASQLTGWRLDIHSESRIAEIKDKAWKSLSRVDGLNEFLIQTLYNHGIRSAQQLFDSQHDFLMQFPGMDDGLLDSVLASAKQIAAEEKESEENARVDAERAQKAVDAAKRLQEILGLDDLGRLQKVRGVGESMLKQLQDTGFIKVEEIADASVEDLAEKLSISESKAKQLKYAASQWLKEENDIRSTADELGISVEDGIAKLTSLTTDVSKNKEQSQSEVSGSPA, encoded by the coding sequence ATGTCAGATGAGAACCTCACTACCGTTCTCGATGTGGTTAGCAAAGAGAAAGGAATAGACCGCAAGGTCTTAATCCAAGCTCTCGAAGAAGCAATTTTAGCCTCAGCAAAACGTGCTTTTGGCGCGGAGCGTAATCTTCTTGCGCAGTTTAACGCTGAGAAGGGTGCTGTTGATCTTACCCAGACGATTAAGGTCGTTGAAAATATTGAAGATGTATACAATGAAATAACCGTCGATGAATGCAGCCAACGCAATATTGATGTTGATCTTGGCGATGAGATGGTTTTTCCGATTTACTACCTTGATCAAGATGCTGCCGCCGCTCGTGAGCAAGATAATATGTATGGAGATATTTTACGGCTTAAAACTTATCGTCGAGGTTTTGGCCGTATCGCTGCACAAACCGCTAAACAAGTTATTATTCAACGCATTCGTGATGCTGAACGCAATATAGTATATACCGAGTATAAAGACAGAAAAGGCGAATTAGTTACGGGTATAGTTCGTCGTTTTGAACGTGGTAATATTATTGTTGATTTAGGGCGAGCCGAGGCAGTTATGCCCATGCGTGAGCAAGTGCCGCGTGAGTCATATCGTGCTGCAGATCGTATTCAAGCATATGTTATTGAAGTTCAAGAGCATGCACGTGGGCCACAGATTGTGCTATCGCGTACATGTCCAGAGCTATTAGTGAAACTTTTTGAGCTTGAAGTGCCTGAAATTTATGAAGGTATTGTTAAAATTGAAAGCGCCGCACGTGAGCCAGGCGCTAGAGCCAAGATTGCCGTTTCGTCTACCGATCGCGATGTTGATCCCGTTGGTGCGTGTGTTGGTATGAAAGGTTCACGGGTGCAAGCAGTAGTTCAAGAGCTTCGCGGTGAAAAAATCGATATTGTCCCTTATAGTGAGGATCCTGCAACTTTCGTATGCAATGCCCTACAACCTGCTGAAGTCAGCCGCGTTCTTATTGATGAAGGCAATCATGCCATGGAAATTATTGTTCCTGATGATCAGCTTTCATTAGCCATTGGCCGTAAAGGGCAAAATGTGCGTTTAGCTTCACAGTTAACCGGATGGCGACTCGATATTCACTCTGAATCACGTATAGCTGAAATAAAAGATAAAGCCTGGAAGTCATTATCTAGAGTAGATGGTCTTAATGAGTTTTTAATTCAAACTTTATACAATCATGGTATTCGTTCAGCACAACAATTATTTGATTCACAGCATGATTTTCTTATGCAATTCCCCGGAATGGATGATGGTTTGCTTGATAGTGTGTTGGCTAGCGCCAAGCAGATTGCTGCTGAAGAAAAAGAAAGTGAAGAAAATGCTCGTGTTGATGCTGAACGCGCGCAAAAAGCAGTTGATGCAGCTAAACGTTTGCAAGAAATCCTTGGCCTTGATGATCTTGGCCGTTTGCAAAAAGTACGCGGAGTCGGTGAGTCTATGTTGAAGCAGTTGCAAGATACTGGTTTTATCAAAGTTGAAGAAATTGCCGATGCGTCAGTTGAAGATTTAGCAGAAAAACTTTCAATTAGTGAGAGCAAAGCAAAACAACTCAAGTATGCTGCCTCGCAATGGCTAAAAGAAGAGAATGATATTCGTAGTACTGCTGATGAACTTGGTATCAGTGTTGAAGACGGTATTGCCAAATTAACCTCATTAACCACTGACGTGAGTAAAAACAAAGAGCAATCGCAGTCTGAAGTCTCTGGTAGTCCTGCGTAA
- a CDS encoding DUF448 domain-containing protein, which produces MMMCATTHREDIISTTPQRSCVVCRQSRPLFELLRLYEKNGAVIIGDPTGGRGAWICYKHPCLEKLDARLVSKALRKPVVVCEPNLMRKALVDIAQQKIFTVLGLARRQGILIVGQDQLDKQTAACIILAKDASSRVQRAFAKDAFVFANSNELSRAIGLKGVFVLGIAKSSFAKQAAYWLTVWYEGQTRDSALPKEE; this is translated from the coding sequence ATGATGATGTGCGCAACAACACATAGAGAGGATATCATTTCGACGACACCACAGCGTAGTTGTGTGGTATGTCGACAATCGCGTCCACTCTTTGAATTATTGCGCCTATATGAAAAAAACGGCGCAGTAATTATAGGTGATCCAACCGGTGGTCGGGGAGCATGGATTTGTTATAAACATCCATGCCTTGAAAAACTTGACGCGCGCTTAGTGTCTAAAGCTTTGCGTAAACCGGTAGTAGTATGTGAGCCAAATTTGATGCGCAAAGCTCTCGTTGACATAGCGCAACAGAAAATCTTTACAGTATTGGGCTTGGCTAGACGACAAGGAATACTTATTGTTGGGCAAGACCAGTTAGATAAACAAACGGCAGCATGCATTATTTTGGCAAAAGATGCATCTTCTCGAGTGCAACGAGCATTTGCAAAAGATGCATTTGTATTTGCTAATAGTAATGAGCTTAGTCGTGCCATAGGTTTAAAGGGCGTTTTTGTCTTGGGTATCGCTAAAAGTTCTTTTGCTAAACAGGCTGCATATTGGCTGACTGTATGGTATGAGGGACAAACTCGCGATAGCGCCTTGCCGAAGGAAGAGTGA